Genomic segment of Limnohabitans sp. INBF002:
AAGCCTTCATTGAGCACCGCATTGCCAGCCGCAAGCCTGCGGCTTACCTCACGCAAGAAGCGTGGTTGCAAGGCGTGTCGTTCTACATCGATGAACGCGCCATCGTGCCGCGCTCGCTCATCGCCGAAGTCTTGGCCGAAGGCAGCATCGACCCTTGGCTGGACCCCAACACCACACGCGTGCTTGACCTGTGCACGGGCAACGGCAGCCTTGGCATCTTGGCGGCACTGGCTTTTCCAGATATCACGGTGCTTGGACTTGACTTGTCCAAAGATGCTTTGGCTGTGGCCCAAATCAACCTTTCACGTCACGGCCTAGAAGGCCGCATGACGTTGGCCGAATCGGATGGCATGGCCCAAGCCGATGGTGTGTTTGACCTCATCTTGTGCAACCCACCTTATGTGAACGCACAAAGCATGTCTGAGTTGCCTGCCGAATTCAAAGCCGAGCCTGCGCTTGCTTTGGCCGGTGGTGACGACGGCATGGACTTTATTCGCCAAATGCTGCGCGACGCCCCAGCACACATGAGCGAACACGCGGTTTTGGTCTTAGAAATTGGCCACGAACGCGATTACTTTGAAGCAGCCTTTCCTAATTTAGATGTCGTGTGGCTATCGACCAGTGCTGGTGACGACCAGGTCTTACTCCTCACACGCCAGGCGATTGTCGAAGGCGCAAATACACAATGATCACGATTAAAAATGTCACCTTGCGCCGCAGTGCCAAGGTGTTGCTAGAAGGCGCCACCGTCACCCTTAACCCCGGTGAAAAAGTAGGCTTGGTGGGCCGTAACGGCGCGGGTAAATCGTCGCTGTTTGCTTTGCTCAATGGCAACTTGCAAGAAGACACCGGTGAGTTTTACATCCCCACGCAATGGCGCATGGGCCAAGTGTCCCAAGACATGCCAGAGACCGAGCAAAGCGCCACCGAGTTCGTGATTGAAGGCGACACCGTGCTGAACGATGCACGCGCCGAAGTGGCCGCAGCAGAAACCACCGACGACGGCGAGCGTTTGGGCAACGCCTACATGGCGCTGTACGACGCAGGCGAGCACGATGCGCAGTCACGCGCACAAGCGCTCATCTTGGGTCTGGGCTTTAAAACCACCGAGCTCGACAACCCTGTGAACAGCTTCTCCGGCGGCTGGCGCATGCGCTTGCAATTGGCGCGCGCGCTGATGTGCCCGTCTGATTTGCTGCTGCTTGACGAACCCACCAACCACTTGGACTTGGACGCGTTGGTGTGGCTGGAAGCGTGGCTCAAGCGCTACGAAGGCACGATGGTGGTCATCAGCCATGACCGCGAATTTTTGGATGCGGTGACCAACGTCACCCTGCACATCGACGCAGGCAAGCTGGTGCGCTACGGCGGCAACTACAGCAAGTTTGAAGACATGCGTGCTGAGCAAATGGAGCTGCAACAAAACGCCTTTGCCAAACAGCAAGACAAGATTGCGCATTTGCAAAAGTTCATTGCACGCTTCAAGGCCAAGGCCAGCAAAGCCAAGCAAGCGCAGAGCCGCGTCAAGGCTTTGGACCGCATGGAAAAAATTGCGCCGTTGTTGGCCGACGCCGACTTCAGCTTTGAATTCAAAGAACCCGCCAACTTGCCCAACCCCATGCTGAGCATGCAAGGCGTGAGCGTGGGCTACCCCGCGCCTGTCGACGCACCTGCGGGCACCCCACCCACGGTCATCGTTCACAACGTCAGCCGCTCGGTGCTGGCCGGTCAGCGCATTGGCATCTTGGGTGCCAACGGCCAAGGTAAATCCACGTTGGTCAAAACCATCGCACGTGATTTGCAAGCCATTGGCGGTGAAGTGACCGAAGGCAAGGGCCTGAACATCGGCTACTTTGCGCAGCAAGAACTCGACGTGTTGCACCCCGCAGACAACCCGCTTGACCACATGATTGCGTTGGCGAAAAAACTCACCATCGACGGCAAACTGGCTGGCCAAGCCACGCGCGAGCAAGACTTGCGCAGCTTCTTGGGCCAATTCAACTTTGGCGGCGACATGGTCAAGCAAGCCGTGGGCAGCATGAGCGGCGGCGAAAAAGCCCGTCTCGTGCTGTGCATGTTGGTGTGGCAACGCCCCAACCTCTTGCTGATGGACGAGCCCACCAACCACTTGGACCTCGCCACCCGCGAAGCGCTGAGCATGGCGCTGAACGAATTTGAAGGCACCGTGATGCTGGTCAGCCATGACCGTGCGTTGTTGCGTGCGGTGTGTGACGAGTTCTGGATGGTGTCACGCGGCGGCGTGGAGCCGTTTGATGGCGACTTGGACGACTACCAACGCTACCTGCTCGACGAAGGCAAACGCCTACGTGCAGAGGCAGTGGCCGCTGCCAATGCGGCGGCGCTCAAGCCTGCCGTTGTGGCGCCAGTGGCTCAAGTTGCAGCGCCTGTTGTGCAAGCGGCTGCGCCTGCAGCGAAGACGGCTGCGCCTATGGCTTCTCGTGACCAACGCAAAGAAGATGCACAGCTGCGCAAAGACATCAACGAGAAAAAACGTCCGTTGAAAAAAGAGATGGATGGCGTGGAGAAAACCATGGCCACGCTCGAGTCTGAAAAGACGGCGTTGCACGACAAACTCGCCACACCCCTGCCCCCTGCTGAAATTGCCGAAGCCGGCAAGCGCCTCAAAGCGGTGGAAGACGAATTGGCCGAGCTAGAAGTGCGTTGGCTAGAGCTGACTGAGGCGATGGATGCGATAGAAGCTGCGATGGCTTAAATCATTTAAATGAAGCGCGCACTTAACTGCGCGCTGCACCAAATGATGGCGGGGAACGCACACAGCCACGCCCAGAAAAATCGGTTCAAGCCAAAGAACCAAAACACCAAAAAGTGAAACAGCGCCGCCACGGCGCAAAACACAGCGGCGAGTCGTGGGTCGACCAAGCTGATGGGAAACAAAATTTCCCACACGATGAAGCCCCACGAGCCCAGCATGGCCAGCCACTTGTTGAGCAGCGGGTGTGTGGCCGACAACGGCCCGTAAATGGCACCGTTCAAAAAGATGGTCATGGCTGAGCCATTGCGCCATTCACGGCGCAGCAGCTTCACCGCACCCGACATGAAATACGACGTGATGGCTTGAATGGCGATGTACCAAAAACCCGCTTGCCAGCCCAGCTCAACATGGACCAAAGCCCCCACCACTTGCGAGATGAGCAAGCCCGTGAGCACCACCAAGGTCATGAAGTCGCTGCCCCCGTTGAACGCACCTCGCCAGCGGATGAGGATGAGCAAGTTGCCCACAAACAAAAACCCAATCAGCGGCAACGATGCGCCCTGCACTGCCAACGCAACCGCCGCACACAGGCGCAACACCAAATGCAGCTGATGCATCTGCGGCTTGAAAAGCACATCGAATAAAGCACGCACAGGCGCGTTAGGAATATCAGCCCGTTGTAAGGGCCAAGACCAAAACGCATCGTCTGCGGTGTACTTGCCCATGCGCAAGTATTCCAGCGTTTGAATCGTGAGGCTCCAAGCAAACACCAACTCGGTGGCGCGAATAGCCATCAAGGTAGGCGCGTCGACCAAAGCGTGAATGAACGTCTGCATGAACCCAGCACTTAACATGTGGCGGCCTCCACTGGCGAGGTCATCATCACTTGCGTGTCCACAGTTTCAGAGCGGCCATCCAGCACCATGCGCAGTTCAAACTGGCGGTGTGTGAAGTTCACATCACGTGCGCGCAGCACTTGGTCACATAGGCGCTGCATCATCTTGTAGCTCACCAAACCGCGTGGGTCCGCGCCCTCGGGCAAGTCATACAAATCGGCCCAAAAATGGTCCACCATGTTTTGCTGGGCTAGACCCATGTTGGTGTCTGGGTTGTGCACGAGATGGCTCAGTCGGCGCACGCGGCGCGGATAAATCAGCACCCACTCGGACCACTGCAGCTCACCCGAAGCCAGTTGCACCGCCGAGCGTGCGTAGAGATGCGGCACATGCCCCACCGCATGAAAGAACTTCCAATTCGGAAAAAACGCGCGCAGCAAAAACAGCCAAGGCCCCTTGATGATGGGAGTCTTGACGACAAGCGTGGCGATGAGCACCAAGAAATACAAAACGAACAAAACTTCGGTCATAAGCGTGAAATTCTAGACACGAAGAAGCGCGTCTT
This window contains:
- the prmB gene encoding 50S ribosomal protein L3 N(5)-glutamine methyltransferase gives rise to the protein MTLSALIAQSAQQLDAAHTAGNLSFGHGTTNAADEAAWLVLWKLGLPLDTDVSDEVHNLELPAAQVASVQAFIEHRIASRKPAAYLTQEAWLQGVSFYIDERAIVPRSLIAEVLAEGSIDPWLDPNTTRVLDLCTGNGSLGILAALAFPDITVLGLDLSKDALAVAQINLSRHGLEGRMTLAESDGMAQADGVFDLILCNPPYVNAQSMSELPAEFKAEPALALAGGDDGMDFIRQMLRDAPAHMSEHAVLVLEIGHERDYFEAAFPNLDVVWLSTSAGDDQVLLLTRQAIVEGANTQ
- a CDS encoding ATP-binding cassette domain-containing protein; its protein translation is MITIKNVTLRRSAKVLLEGATVTLNPGEKVGLVGRNGAGKSSLFALLNGNLQEDTGEFYIPTQWRMGQVSQDMPETEQSATEFVIEGDTVLNDARAEVAAAETTDDGERLGNAYMALYDAGEHDAQSRAQALILGLGFKTTELDNPVNSFSGGWRMRLQLARALMCPSDLLLLDEPTNHLDLDALVWLEAWLKRYEGTMVVISHDREFLDAVTNVTLHIDAGKLVRYGGNYSKFEDMRAEQMELQQNAFAKQQDKIAHLQKFIARFKAKASKAKQAQSRVKALDRMEKIAPLLADADFSFEFKEPANLPNPMLSMQGVSVGYPAPVDAPAGTPPTVIVHNVSRSVLAGQRIGILGANGQGKSTLVKTIARDLQAIGGEVTEGKGLNIGYFAQQELDVLHPADNPLDHMIALAKKLTIDGKLAGQATREQDLRSFLGQFNFGGDMVKQAVGSMSGGEKARLVLCMLVWQRPNLLLMDEPTNHLDLATREALSMALNEFEGTVMLVSHDRALLRAVCDEFWMVSRGGVEPFDGDLDDYQRYLLDEGKRLRAEAVAAANAAALKPAVVAPVAQVAAPVVQAAAPAAKTAAPMASRDQRKEDAQLRKDINEKKRPLKKEMDGVEKTMATLESEKTALHDKLATPLPPAEIAEAGKRLKAVEDELAELEVRWLELTEAMDAIEAAMA